A window of the Nitrospira sp. genome harbors these coding sequences:
- a CDS encoding DUF1353 domain-containing protein yields the protein MMTRRGALRWIVGTAASVACGGVVLKGGGLSRVSYAQEPDQPAPALSMEQWMTEWMSVSKAPGGMLRISRFREPIYFLTAPISWTPNQGQERYEAVTVPPGFVTDFASIPRIFWSALRPDGEYAYAAVVHDYLYWTQTRPREEADEILKMAMEDFEIGTTTVGTIYNAVRLGGKVAWNGNAKKKMQGEKRILTRFPQDPRTRWEDWKQRPGVFEP from the coding sequence ATGATGACACGTCGCGGTGCCCTTCGATGGATTGTGGGAACGGCTGCTTCGGTTGCTTGTGGAGGGGTAGTGCTCAAAGGAGGGGGACTCTCGCGAGTAAGCTACGCCCAGGAACCAGACCAACCCGCTCCTGCGCTGTCTATGGAGCAATGGATGACCGAATGGATGAGTGTCTCCAAAGCGCCCGGAGGGATGCTCAGAATCTCCCGGTTCCGCGAGCCTATTTATTTCCTCACCGCTCCGATCTCCTGGACGCCCAATCAAGGTCAGGAACGCTATGAGGCCGTGACCGTTCCGCCCGGTTTCGTCACTGATTTTGCCAGTATCCCACGGATATTTTGGTCTGCCCTGCGTCCTGACGGGGAGTATGCCTATGCAGCGGTAGTCCATGACTACCTTTACTGGACTCAAACACGACCGCGCGAAGAGGCTGATGAAATTCTCAAGATGGCCATGGAGGATTTTGAGATTGGAACCACGACGGTCGGCACAATCTACAATGCTGTGCGGCTGGGCGGGAAGGTGGCCTGGAACGGTAACGCAAAGAAAAAAATGCAAGGGGAGAAACGTATTCTCACTCGGTTCCCTCAGGATCC